From Antennarius striatus isolate MH-2024 chromosome 9, ASM4005453v1, whole genome shotgun sequence, one genomic window encodes:
- the mdc1 gene encoding mediator of DNA damage checkpoint protein 1 isoform X1: MDATQMINDSILESDEEDKEEENENKRGQPMAKLCILKNKHITESELPLFLGDNILGRDPGICTVHLPSPSISKQHATISISVLRRRGCLSEADMEALIWDLGSMNGTRKGHFKLTPNVRYALSESDSLMVADIPCQFFICATQTQTPEHLKTPLSRTSGMKSKLLNAPCEKGSDISTGSENYTYGSTETRDATLDVEDTSKTPVRTSCLTFEQTPIQPEGTLVPESDSESCANREKRGGRRCRNEVCECDSYKSSPTCSTFLSPSNIIVPESEDESPISTNVGRHRHVSFSKDEPEKDVRRLQLREKKTLANMDDSEGEEGKEEDSAAPGGRMSTESGQDQSVTPAVPVTLSTHQQADLPSDIPKFHMDSDTDIDEDDDASDKVPKSVPSLDETSSNIKPPHVITVIQSEAIAMDSDTDVDEDAEKENGTIHRGSREDETPSRLDIKSALPEAASVMPHSLHLDSITDDEIISVPCQITHSADSALSKQQKDFHLDSDTDVDEEEEKFGTITMCAKKDETPLSFSIEPTERDSAPAASHSLHSDNYIDDKAIPAPGIREAPVLSAVTESCTAAETGTELDILSDSDTDAEDEVIPGAVTTPAFSPVTAPAALLAGSDADTDVDESTRLSLEDRVDLADRHVDSHTDAAVEEVDFCRPRQDQIPNLCRENTPGMLVPLLQNCSTPVQLSDNQEDEDWIVAETQSFVLQTSDCRGDAPVDHTMDSTQAFCIESSIDEEVDQANGGGSFQLGLSDSSHMQSQAHVVATESTQTYVSAQNTQQYAAISTDDRTASENHFSLEATQVYEENEGQFCCLVTSEKENQVDLAQEATQAYISEPYCGSDDETNKDETTEIATAETQLLDIATSSTLAFAETQPMSAFEEGDGLEVENPVSSIQVQFSLQNQIKNTEDHVEATRRPLQIDIAETQLMSGNEEGDQEDTTPGTWKNKEEETQTLTNSALPAVEAQSTDMGKPAESDEEDLIQSRSKRKAKPLQPEENETQTQGNVDVTAVETQPMDTSEHGESDKEDSFPGPRKRKAKQLHFEDEQTQSLMRSEVSVVVGKDRKCDDEESIPSLRKRKAKALQTREEEKPLTHSEAAAETIEIKKCQQPQKGSEGESEDGTSGITTRGKRATRSQLKEKEERAKCSEPSKRQTKNKVLSVSKSRSDESARDGVEEIVQTKQVRGKRTLTKQKDDEEEEDKEPNRHNQGENVSLMKEEGRLQSGEDFTEQMEKEKREGNEREREQEENHCQIEEQEKLERERKEEEEKVRKQLENEDLEQERANERKDQEHQRKHETEANEMQDSGNLETEKQRETKENQREAQEEKMEEESTSKGPVRSRRTTRRTIAEQASTLSTNDDVPARRTRSRSNSSNSVNSERSASSVQDSRGRGRGRGAKTTSEPPQTAIARRSNRRKTVATEAEEQNSNDSLQGLPLRSDSNNSLSADISSSGAQSRGRGGKHNARGRKSEACSIPPIASEKDQNPAPKPTARSRVSRKTEESSRKDPPEQPEDKAESQQARTTRGRWQGKRNDGEPEAEEKSSNLEGGCSREESCLPKGNVSARGQKAVKHEAVAAPVMLAVHDEDDSKEKRKGRKRELEANVDEASTSHSKISKPQEKAQAAHAAEDDGKGEAEDVIPVQGQRRGRTSSAQGKKLAKNSQTAVQVKEEKVTIEEVIVEKRGRCRQPSVVEEKQTEHPQTPSSSGSRKRQAPVESSPVAKTRRSSSASPAASGRLQTARQTYKVLFTGVVDEEGEKVLAHLGGSMAKGVEDMNCLVTDKVRRTVKFLCAVAKGVPIVTTNWLEKSGKAGSFLSPDAFIVKDPEQERKFNFCLQESLRTASSQPLLQGYQIHVTKSVKPEPPHMKDILTCSGATFLSKMPTSNKPQTVVISCEEDLQLCCPAFCASLPVVTAEFILTGILQQKLDLQTYRFSALTINLQPAVGRGKSRKKI; the protein is encoded by the exons ATGGATGCGACTCAAATGATTAATGACTCCATCCTGGAGTCAGAcgaggaagacaaagaagaggAGAATGAAAACAAGAGAGGACAACCAATGGCTAAACTTTGCAtcctaaaaaataaacacataactGAATCAG AGTTACCACTCTTTTTGGGAGACAACATATTGGGCCGTGATCCTGGCATCTGCACAGTGCACTTACCATCTCCTTCAATATCCAAGCAGCATGCTACCATCAGCATCTCTGTTCTTCGGCGAAGAGGCTGTCTGAGTGAGGCAGACATGGAGGCTTTGATTTGGGACCTCGGAAGCATGAATGGGACACGCAAAGGCCACTTCAAGCTGACTCCTAATGTACGCTATGCCCTCAGTGAAAGCGACAGTTTGATGGTGGCGGATATCCCATGTCAATTTTTCATCTGCgctacacagacacaaactccAGAGCATTTGAAGACTCCTCTGAGCAGAACATCAGGGATGAAGAGCAAATTACTAAATGCTCCTTGTGAAAAGGGAAGTGACATCAGTACAGGCAGCGAGAATTATACCTATGGAAGTACAGAGACAAGAGATGCAACACTTGATGTAGAGGACACAAGCAAAACTCCTGTTAGAACCAGTTGCCTAACCTTTGAGCAAACACCTATCCAGCCAGAAGGGACCCTTGTTCCGGAATCTGATTCAGAATCATGTGCAAATAGAGAAAAACGAGGTGGGAGGAGGTGCAGAAATGAAG tgtgtgaatgtgactcCTATAAATCCAGTCCCACTTGTTCAACATTCTTGAGTCCCTCAAACATAATTGTCCCTGAAAG TGAGGATGAAAGTCCCATCTCCACTAACGTCGGGCGTCACAGACATGTCAGCTTCAGCAAAGACGAGCCAGAAAAAGATGTGAGGCGACTGCAGCTGAGGGAGAAAAAGACACTTGCAAATATGGATGAcagtgaaggagaagaaggcaAGGAGGAAGACAGTGCAGCACCAGGGGGGAGAATGTCTACAGAAAGTGGACAAGATCAATCAGTGACACCTGCAGTTCCTGTGACCTTGAGTACACATCAGCAAGCGGATCTACCATCAGACATACCCAAGTTTCACATGGACAGTGATACAGATattgatgaggatgatgatgccTCAGACAAAGTCCCCAAATCTGTGCCTTCTCTGGATGAAACATCATCCAACATCAAACCTCCTCATGTTATTACAGTCATCCAGTCAGAGGCCATTGCTATGGACAGTGACACAGATGTTGATGaagatgcagaaaaagaaaacggaACAATTCATAGAGGCTCTAGAGAAGATGAAACTCCCTCTAGATTAGATATCAAGTCAGCGTTGCCTGAAGCAGCCTCTGTCATGCCTCATAGTCTGCATTTAGACAGCATCACAGATGATGAGATTATTTCTGTCCCCTGTCAGATCACACACTCAGCTGACTCTGCTCTTTCAAAGCAGCAAAAAGATTTTCACCTAGACAGTGACACTGATGTTgacgaggaagaagaaaaattcgGAACAATCACTATGTGTGCTAAAAAAGATGAAACTCCACTTAGTTTCAGTATTGAGCCAACTGAGCGTGACTCTGCTCCTGCTGCTTCTCACAGCCTGCATTCAGACAATTACATCGATGATAAAGCAATTCCCGCTCCCGGCATTAGAGAAGCCCCAGTGTTGTCTGCTGTCACAGAATCATGCACCGCTGCTGAGACAGGAACTGAGTTAGACATTCTTTCTGATAGTGACACAGATGCTGAGGATGAGGTTATACCTGGTGCTGTTACAACTCCGGCTTTTAGTCCTGTTACTGCACCAGCAGCTCTTCTGGCAGGGTCTGATGCAGACACCGATGTGGATGAATCCACCAGGCTTTCTTTAGAGGACAGAGTCGATCTAGCTGACCGTCATGTGGACAGTCACACAGATGCTGCAGTTGAGGAGGTGGACTTTTGCAGGCCCCGGCAGGACCAGATTCCTAACCTGTGCAGAGAAAATACCCCTGGGATGCTGGTTCCTCTTCTTCAGAACTGCTCCACTCCTGTACAGCTGTCAG ATAATCAGGAGGATGAGGACTGGATCGTGGCTGAAACACAGTCCTTTGTCCTTCAGACAAGTGACTGCCGGGGCGACGCTCCAGTGGACCACACCATGGACTCTACCCAGGCTTTCTGCATTGAGAGTTCTATTGATGAAGAAGTTGACCAGGCCAACGGAGGGGGATCTTTTCAGCTGGGATTGTCTGACAGCAGTCACATGCAGAGTCAAGCCCATGTTGTAGCCACGGAGAGCACCCAAACTTATGTCTCTGCACAAAACACCCAACAATATGCAGCAATCTCAACAGATGACAGAACCGCCTCAGAGAATCATTTCAGTCTGGAGGCTACCCAGGTTTATGAAGAAAATGAGGGACAATTCTGTTGTTTAGTaacatctgaaaaagaaaaccaagTGGATTTGGCTCAGGAAGCAACACAAGCATATATCTCAGAGCCCTACTGTGGTTCAGATGATGAAACAAACAAGGATGAGACAACAGAAATTGCGACTGCTGAGACTCAGCTTTTAGACATTGCTACCTCATCTACTCTTGCCTTTGCTGAAACCCAGCCAATGTCTGCCTTTGAGGAAGGAGATGGTTTGGAAGTTGAAAATCCTGTTTCCTCGATTCAAGTTCAATTCAGCCTGCagaatcaaataaaaaacactgaagaTCATGTGGAGGCAACGAGGAGGCCCTTACAGATTGATATAGCTGAAACTCAGCTCATGAGTGGAAATGAAGAGGGTGATCAAGAGGATACAACACCAGGCacatggaaaaacaaagaagaggAGACACAAACTCTTACAAATTCTGCACTCCCTGCGGTTGAAGCTCAGTCAACGGACATGGGAAAACCTGCAGAAAGCGACGAAGAGGACTTGATTCAAAGTCGTTCAAAAAGAAAGGCAAAACCGCTGCAACCTGAAGAAaatgagacacaaacacagggaaATGTTGATGTCACAGCTGTGGAAACTCAGCCAATGGATACAAGTGAACATGGAGAAAGCGATAAAGAGGATTCATTTCCAGGTCCACGAAAAAGGAAAGCAAAACAACTGCATTTTGAAGATGAGCAGACACAGTCCCTCATGAGATCCGAGGTGTCCGTGGTCGTGGGTAAAGACAGGaaatgtgatgatgaggagtcaaTTCCAAGTCTgcgaaaaagaaaagcaaaagcacTTCAAACCCGAGAAGAGGAGAAACCGCTCACACATTCTGAGGCTGCTGCTGaaactatagaaataaaaaaatgccagCAGCCTCAAAAGGGAAGTGAAGGAGAGTCTGAAGATGGAACCAGTGGGATCACTACTAGAGGTAAAAGAGCGACAAGGtcacaattaaaagaaaaggaagagcgGGCAAAATGTTCTGAACCTTCCaagagacagacaaaaaacaaagttttgtcAGTGAGCAAATCAAGGTCTGATGAGAGTGCAAGAGATGGCGTGGAGGAAATAGTGCAGACTAAACAAGTTAGAGGGAAAAGAACCTTGACAAAGCagaaagatgatgaagaggaggaagacaaagagcCCAACAGGCACAATCAAGGTGAAAATGTTAGCCTGATGAAGGAAGAAGGGAGATTGCAAAGTGGAGAGGATTTTACAGAACAAATggagaaggaaaagagagagggcAATGAAAGAGAAAGGGAACAGGAAGAGAATCATTGTCAGatagaagaacaagaaaaattggagagggaaagaaaagaggaggaagaaaaagtaagaaaacaGCTTGAAAATGAAGATCTTGAGCAGGAAAGagcaaatgaaaggaaagatcaAGAACACCAAAGAAAACATGAGACTGAAGCAAATGAAATGCAAGACAGCGGAAATctggagacagaaaaacaacgTGAGACCAAAGAAAATCAAAGAGAGgcacaagaagaaaaaatggaagaagaaagTACGTCTAAAGGTCCTGTGAGAAGCCGAAGAACAACCAGAAGAACAATTGCTGAACAAGCCTCAACCCTGTCAACCAACGATGATGTCCCAGCAAGAAGAACCAGATCACGTTCCAACTCATCCAACTCTGTCAACTCAGAGAGATCTGCTTCAAGTGTCCAGGACAGCAGGGGTCGAGGCAGAGGCAGGGGAGCAAAGACGACCAGTGAGCCGCCACAGACGGCCATCGCCAGAAGGAGCAACAGAAGGAAGACGGTGGCTACAGAGGCAGAAGAACAGAACAGTAATGATTCTCTTCAGGGACTCCCTTTGAGATCCGACTCCAACAACTCTCTCAGTGCAGACATTTCAAGCTCGGGtgctcagagcagaggaagaggaggaaagcatAATGCGAGAGGAAGGAAATCAGAGGCCTGCTCAATCCCTCCTATCGCTAGTGAGAAAGATCAGAATCCAGCTCCCAAACCTACAGCCAGAAGCAGGGTGAGCAGAAAAACAGAGGAATCTTCACGCAAGGATCCTCCAGAACAGCCTGAagataaggctgagtctcaacaGGCTAGAACCACAAGGGGGCGATGGCAAGGCAAAAGAAATGATGGTGAACCTGAAGCTGAGGAAAAGTCTTCGAATCTAGAGGGAGGATGTTCCAGAGAAGAATCATGTCTGCCGAAAGGGAATGTCAGCGCCAGAGGCCAAAAAGCAGTAAAACATGAGGCTGTGGCTGCACCAGTTATGCTAGCTGttcatgatgaagatgattctaaagagaaaagaaaggggagaaaaagagagtTGGAGGCAAATGTAGACGAGGCTTCCACCAGTCACTCCAAAATTTCTAAACCACAAGAGAAAGCACAAGCAGCACATGCAGCTGAAGATGATGGGAAAGGTGAAGCAGAAGATGTGATTCCTGTCCAAGgtcaaagaagaggaagaacatcCAGCGCTCAAGGAAAGAAGCTGGCAAAAAATTCCCAAACTGCAGTGCAAGTGAAAGAAGAGAAAGTGACAATAGAGGAGGTTATTGTTGAGAAGAGAGGCAGATGTCGTCAGCCATCAGTGGTGGAGGAAAAGCAGACAGAA CATCCTCAGACTCCATCCAGTAGTGGATCCCGGAAGCGACAGGCCCCTGTGGAGTCTTCGCCTGTGGCAAAGACCCGTCgctcctcctctgcttcccCGGCAGCTAGTGGTCGATTACAAACTGCCAGACAGACCTACAAG GTGCTGTTCACTGGCGTGGTGGATGAAGAAGGTGAGAAAGTGTTGGCTCATTTAGGAGGCAGTATGGCCAAAGGTGTGGAAGACATGAACTGTCTTGTGACTGATAAAGTGCGCAGGACCGTCAAGTTCCTGTGTGCGGTGGCGAAAGGGGTCCCCATTGTCACCACAAACTGGCTGGAAAAG AGCGGCAAGGCTGGGAGTTTCCTGTCTCctgatgcttttattgtgaaggatCCGGAGCAGGAGAGGAAGTTCAATTTCTGCCTGCAGGAGTCTTTGAGGACGGCCAGCAGCCAACCTCTGTTACAG GGCTATCAGATCCATGTTACAAAGTCAGTGAAGCCAGAGCCGCCTCACATGAAGGACATACTCACCTGCAGTGGAGCCACCTTCCTTTCTAAGATGCCTACCTCCAACAAG CCTCAGACCGTAGTGATTTCGTGCGAGGAGGACCTGCAGCTGTGCTGCCCAGCTTTCTGTGCATCGCTGCCCGTCGTCACAGCTGAGTTTATTCTCACAGGGATCCTGCAGCAGAAACTTGACCTTCAGACGTACCGGTTCTCTGCCCTCACAATCAACCTGCAACCTGCAGTAGGCAGAGGAAAGAGCAGGAAGAAGATTTAG